One region of Aurantimonas sp. HBX-1 genomic DNA includes:
- a CDS encoding NAD(P)/FAD-dependent oxidoreductase, which produces MTDNEYDVAVVGAGFTGLAAAYRLAKKGLKVHVVEAADDAGGLAGTFEFADGTRIEKFYHHWFNNDVYVPELVAELGHQDDIMVMPSRNGMYFNGRLWNLTTPLDLLKFTALPFWDRIRLGLMVFQVRRIKDWKEIENLSVREWLEPIVGRNVYKVVWEPLIQSKFSVHAEKISAVWFWKKLVLRGSTRDKTGGEQLAYFKGGFGRLADIMVEAIRAKGGTVSFGTPVIGVERDGKRVTALTTPTGKVSADRYLFTPAFPIIADMFEGTGEDEWLQRMRRVRYLGNMCLVLRLNRSLSETYWLNVNDPGFPFVGIIEHTNFDSPENYKGSHIAFLSKYLPVEDPIWNYSEDQYADFALEHLKRMFPELDRSWVQEYRMWRSEYAQPVTERGYSTYVPGRDTPFENVMISTMAQVYPEDRGTNYAIREGNQVAETIAAAAA; this is translated from the coding sequence ATGACAGACAACGAATACGACGTCGCCGTGGTCGGCGCGGGCTTCACCGGGCTCGCCGCCGCCTATCGCCTCGCCAAGAAGGGGCTGAAGGTCCACGTAGTGGAAGCCGCCGACGACGCCGGCGGCCTTGCCGGAACGTTCGAATTCGCCGACGGCACCCGCATCGAGAAATTCTACCACCACTGGTTCAACAACGACGTCTACGTGCCGGAACTGGTGGCCGAGCTCGGCCACCAGGACGACATCATGGTCATGCCGTCGCGCAACGGCATGTATTTCAACGGTCGACTGTGGAACCTGACGACGCCGCTCGACCTCCTGAAGTTCACCGCCCTGCCCTTCTGGGACCGCATCCGGCTCGGCCTGATGGTCTTCCAGGTCCGCCGCATCAAGGACTGGAAGGAGATCGAGAACCTGTCGGTGCGCGAGTGGCTGGAGCCGATCGTCGGGCGCAACGTCTACAAGGTGGTGTGGGAGCCGCTGATCCAGTCGAAATTCTCCGTCCACGCCGAGAAGATCAGCGCGGTGTGGTTCTGGAAGAAGCTGGTGCTGCGCGGCAGCACGCGCGACAAGACCGGCGGCGAGCAGCTGGCCTATTTCAAGGGCGGCTTCGGCCGCCTCGCCGACATCATGGTCGAGGCGATCCGCGCCAAGGGCGGCACGGTCAGCTTCGGCACCCCGGTGATCGGCGTCGAGCGGGACGGCAAGCGCGTCACCGCGCTGACCACGCCGACCGGCAAGGTCTCCGCCGACCGCTATCTCTTTACCCCGGCCTTCCCGATCATCGCCGACATGTTCGAGGGCACCGGCGAAGACGAGTGGCTGCAGCGCATGCGCCGCGTCCGCTATCTCGGCAATATGTGCCTGGTGCTGCGGCTGAACCGCAGCCTGTCGGAGACCTACTGGCTCAACGTCAACGATCCGGGCTTCCCCTTCGTTGGCATCATCGAGCACACGAATTTCGACTCGCCCGAGAACTACAAGGGCTCGCACATCGCCTTCCTGTCGAAATACCTGCCGGTCGAAGACCCAATCTGGAATTACAGCGAAGACCAGTATGCCGACTTCGCCCTCGAGCATCTGAAGCGCATGTTCCCCGAGCTCGACCGGTCCTGGGTCCAGGAATACCGCATGTGGCGGTCCGAGTATGCCCAGCCGGTGACCGAGCGCGGCTATTCCACCTACGTCCCCGGCCGCGACACGCCGTTCGAGAACGTCATGATCTCGACCATGGCGCAGGTCTATCCGGAAGACCGTGGCACCAACTACGCCATCCGTGAGGGCAACCAGGTCGCCGAGACGATCGCGGCGGCGGCGGCGTGA
- a CDS encoding DUF2793 domain-containing protein: MDETARLKLPLIMAAQAQKHVTHNEALAIADALVHLAVASRGAAEPPSAPAEGVRYLVAAGASGVWAGHDGQIASLDGGAWRFHAPAEGWRCWVADEALLLVHADGAWRPLNAGGNGEALSAVRLGVNTDADTINRLAVKSDAVLLSHDDVTPGSGDLRVTLNKAGAAGDAGLVFQTGYTSRALVGLLGDDDLTVKVSPDGVSYAPVLHALSSGAKVAIRGNVDPAKSAPVQVDGAVHVAADHLALVASSTNSVYLNLGNTAPGAHGGFTFFASGGGPAPSGSFGIYDQTYASRLFVSPEGNLLPGVDNAFSLGSAGARWSAVWAANGTIQTSDARDKTDCQQLSPGLATALLEEIDAMLFRWCEGGTQTLALPESDASAPRPAMTQPEPGKRRHAGFLAQEVRAALARSGEDFGVWGLANVADPESRQWIRPDQLIPVLWAALKETRRVVAGQGEALAALRASFASGGRLEGE, encoded by the coding sequence ATGGACGAAACCGCACGGCTGAAACTTCCGCTGATCATGGCGGCGCAGGCCCAGAAGCATGTCACCCACAACGAGGCGCTGGCGATCGCCGACGCGCTGGTCCACCTCGCCGTGGCGAGCCGCGGCGCCGCTGAGCCGCCCTCCGCTCCCGCTGAGGGCGTCCGCTATCTCGTCGCCGCCGGCGCAAGCGGGGTTTGGGCCGGCCACGACGGCCAGATTGCCAGTCTCGACGGCGGCGCCTGGCGCTTCCATGCACCGGCGGAAGGCTGGCGCTGCTGGGTGGCGGACGAGGCATTGCTGCTGGTGCATGCCGATGGCGCCTGGCGGCCACTGAACGCTGGCGGAAACGGCGAAGCCCTGTCGGCGGTGCGGCTCGGCGTCAACACCGACGCCGACACGATCAATCGCCTGGCAGTCAAGTCCGACGCCGTTCTCCTGTCCCACGACGACGTGACGCCGGGCAGCGGCGACTTGCGCGTGACGCTGAACAAGGCGGGTGCAGCGGGTGATGCCGGCCTGGTGTTCCAGACCGGCTACACCAGCCGGGCCCTGGTCGGGCTCCTCGGCGACGACGACCTGACGGTGAAGGTTTCACCTGATGGGGTGAGCTATGCCCCTGTCCTGCATGCGCTCTCCTCTGGCGCCAAGGTTGCGATCCGGGGCAACGTCGATCCCGCGAAGTCGGCGCCGGTCCAGGTCGATGGCGCGGTACATGTCGCGGCCGATCATCTGGCCCTTGTCGCCAGCTCGACCAACTCGGTCTACCTGAATCTTGGCAACACGGCGCCGGGCGCCCACGGCGGCTTTACCTTCTTCGCATCAGGCGGCGGCCCCGCCCCCTCGGGTTCGTTCGGCATCTATGATCAGACTTACGCGTCCCGCCTGTTCGTATCGCCGGAGGGCAATCTGCTACCGGGGGTCGACAACGCGTTCTCGCTCGGCTCGGCCGGTGCGCGGTGGTCGGCCGTGTGGGCGGCCAACGGCACGATCCAGACCTCGGACGCCCGCGACAAGACCGACTGCCAGCAGCTGTCGCCGGGGCTCGCAACCGCGCTGCTGGAAGAGATCGACGCGATGCTGTTCCGGTGGTGCGAGGGCGGAACGCAGACTCTGGCACTGCCGGAGTCGGACGCGTCGGCGCCGCGCCCGGCAATGACCCAGCCGGAGCCCGGCAAGCGGCGGCATGCCGGCTTTCTGGCCCAGGAGGTTCGCGCGGCCCTCGCCCGGTCCGGCGAGGATTTCGGCGTCTGGGGACTGGCGAATGTCGCCGATCCGGAAAGCCGCCAGTGGATACGGCCGGACCAGCTGATCCCTGTGCTCTGGGCGGCTCTCAAGGAGACGCGGCGCGTCGTGGCGGGTCAGGGCGAAGCGCTCGCCGCCCTCCGGGCGAGCTTTGCATCCGGCGGCAGGCTGGAGGGAGAGTGA
- a CDS encoding bifunctional 2-polyprenyl-6-hydroxyphenol methylase/3-demethylubiquinol 3-O-methyltransferase UbiG: MRVYFEVRGGEHADYQPERDEASGSGAVANIFSEVSPWSFRDTSFIAEMLFSWGHILRLMDTTGAANTRVLEYGPGSGQILLTLARSGCEAHAVDIDAASLESVAEQARLMGLTVHTERAVFGEGFEGQVFDCIIFFEAFHHAADFQALSRRLQERLAPGGKVIFCGEPIVPQAGGPVPYPWGPRLDGLSAFCIRRFGWMELGFTREFFIEMLRATGWQVEYYPFPTCSRADAFVARVMTDAERRGQFEIDLRRENPGVHLAPDKWGSSETTHRWTVAPKAEIPLLQPRNAIVDLTLTVANYLPVEKRVRISCGDRSTEVAVYPGETRDIPLAGCHANRLLIEAETHQVSDVLPGSADERQLGIAVLRLVAVPSAITSDA, from the coding sequence ATGCGGGTCTACTTCGAGGTCCGCGGCGGCGAGCACGCCGATTACCAACCGGAGCGCGACGAAGCCAGCGGCAGCGGGGCTGTTGCCAACATCTTCTCGGAGGTGTCGCCGTGGTCCTTCCGCGACACCAGCTTCATCGCCGAGATGCTGTTCAGCTGGGGCCACATTCTGCGGCTGATGGACACCACCGGCGCCGCGAATACCCGTGTTCTGGAATACGGCCCCGGCAGCGGTCAAATCCTGCTCACGCTGGCGCGCTCGGGTTGCGAGGCCCATGCCGTCGACATCGATGCGGCTTCGCTGGAGAGCGTCGCCGAACAGGCGCGGCTGATGGGCCTCACCGTCCACACGGAACGGGCGGTCTTCGGCGAGGGCTTCGAGGGTCAGGTTTTCGACTGCATCATCTTCTTCGAAGCCTTCCACCACGCCGCGGACTTCCAGGCCCTGTCCCGGCGGCTTCAGGAACGCCTGGCGCCCGGCGGCAAGGTGATCTTCTGCGGCGAGCCGATCGTCCCGCAGGCGGGCGGGCCGGTCCCCTACCCCTGGGGCCCACGGCTCGATGGCCTGTCGGCTTTCTGTATCCGCCGCTTTGGCTGGATGGAACTCGGCTTCACCCGGGAATTCTTTATCGAGATGCTGCGGGCGACCGGCTGGCAGGTGGAGTATTACCCGTTCCCGACCTGCAGCCGCGCCGATGCCTTCGTCGCGCGGGTCATGACCGACGCGGAGCGGCGCGGGCAGTTCGAAATCGACCTGCGCCGCGAGAACCCCGGCGTCCATCTGGCCCCGGACAAATGGGGCAGCTCGGAGACGACGCACCGCTGGACCGTCGCGCCGAAAGCCGAGATTCCGTTGCTGCAGCCGCGGAATGCCATTGTCGACCTCACCCTCACGGTCGCCAATTATCTGCCCGTCGAGAAACGGGTACGCATTTCCTGCGGGGACCGATCCACCGAAGTCGCCGTCTACCCCGGCGAGACACGTGACATCCCGCTGGCCGGCTGCCATGCGAACCGCCTGCTGATCGAAGCGGAGACGCATCAGGTCAGCGATGTGCTGCCCGGCTCGGCCGACGAGCGACAGCTGGGAATCGCCGTCCTGCGGCTGGTTGCGGTTCCCTCTGCGATAACCTCGGACGCGTGA